The proteins below come from a single Pirellulales bacterium genomic window:
- a CDS encoding cupin domain-containing protein encodes MSAPHLSVKPGEGRSVSLGGMGVVFKVSGQDTGGAFAIVEHPIEPGRLVLPHVHQNEDEYSYVLEGTVGARVGDREFIAGPGSYLIKPRGLMHTFWNPGPAPARLLEVISPAGFEAYFLELAESDDPEARQALATKYGVTYSAEWVADLSSRYQLQLLGH; translated from the coding sequence ATGAGCGCTCCACATTTGTCCGTGAAACCAGGTGAAGGGCGGTCCGTATCGCTCGGCGGTATGGGGGTCGTCTTCAAAGTGTCGGGCCAGGATACGGGCGGGGCCTTTGCCATCGTCGAGCATCCGATCGAGCCCGGCCGATTGGTGCTGCCGCACGTTCACCAGAATGAAGACGAATACTCCTACGTCTTGGAGGGAACCGTCGGGGCGCGCGTTGGTGACCGGGAGTTCATCGCCGGGCCCGGCAGCTATCTGATCAAGCCGCGCGGACTGATGCACACGTTCTGGAATCCCGGCCCCGCTCCCGCGCGATTGCTCGAGGTGATCTCACCCGCTGGCTTCGAAGCCTATTTCCTCGAGCTGGCCGAATCCGATGATCCCGAAGCACGCCAGGCGCTCGCCACGAAATACGGAGTGACCTACTCCGCGGAATGGGTCGCTGACTTATCCTCGCGCTACCAATTGCAGCTGTTGGGACACTGA
- a CDS encoding class I SAM-dependent methyltransferase produces MNPNKALWEKGDFTRIAESMRESGAALAESFGITRGLAILDLGCGDGTTALPAAKLGAKVLGVDIARNLVEAGNRRAQEQGLDNCKFQEGDACDLGGLPDQTFDLTVSIFGAMFAPKPFDVAKETVRVTRPGGRIIMGNWIPNDPTLVAQILKICSAFTPPPPEGFVSPMTWGIESHVVERFVRAGISADRISCTPDTFTFNYAGSPAAYVEEFRRYYGPTMNAFEAAEKNGRAEELQRELEALFISQNRSGRADRTSIPATFLRVTVAR; encoded by the coding sequence ATGAATCCGAACAAGGCCTTGTGGGAAAAGGGAGACTTCACGCGCATCGCCGAGAGCATGCGCGAGAGCGGGGCGGCGCTCGCGGAAAGTTTTGGGATCACGCGCGGGTTGGCGATCCTCGACCTGGGCTGCGGCGACGGAACGACCGCGCTTCCTGCGGCGAAGCTGGGCGCGAAGGTATTGGGCGTGGATATCGCCCGCAACCTGGTCGAGGCCGGCAATCGGCGCGCTCAGGAGCAGGGGCTGGACAACTGCAAGTTTCAAGAGGGAGACGCCTGCGATCTCGGCGGGCTACCGGATCAGACATTCGATCTGACCGTGAGCATCTTCGGAGCGATGTTCGCGCCGAAGCCGTTTGACGTCGCGAAAGAGACCGTGCGCGTGACGCGGCCCGGCGGACGGATCATCATGGGTAACTGGATTCCCAACGATCCGACGCTCGTGGCGCAAATCTTGAAGATCTGTTCCGCGTTTACACCGCCGCCGCCCGAGGGCTTTGTTAGCCCCATGACGTGGGGCATTGAGAGCCACGTCGTCGAGCGCTTCGTCAGAGCGGGCATAAGCGCCGATCGCATTTCCTGCACGCCGGATACGTTCACCTTCAACTACGCAGGTTCGCCGGCGGCGTATGTCGAGGAGTTCCGAAGGTATTACGGCCCCACGATGAACGCTTTCGAAGCGGCGGAGAAAAACGGTCGGGCCGAGGAATTGCAGCGAGAACTCGAGGCGCTCTTTATCAGTCAGAACAGAAGCGGGCGCGCGGACAGGACGTCGATTCCGGCGACCTTTTTGCGCGTGACCGTCGCGCGGTGA